From the genome of Nicotiana sylvestris chromosome 2, ASM39365v2, whole genome shotgun sequence, one region includes:
- the LOC138885555 gene encoding uncharacterized protein → MKSYLEAYDLWEVVMEDKLIQPLPANPTIAQIKAHLDEKTKKYKAKIIIQNSVADLIFSKIIACETAKEAWETLKHEYQGSERGRQNQILNLKRDFESLRMQDDETIAKYSDRISLIFNKIRLLGEDFKDNRIVEKILVIIPERFESKISALKESKDLSTIFVAELISALQAQEQRRAFRQDKITEGIFYAKHQKEKVDYPYCKYCKKKTHLEKFCWWRPDALCGNCKQKGLVTKVCKFKDAHAQALIAEEGIEDDLL, encoded by the coding sequence ATGAAATCTTATCTTGAAGCTTATGATCTATGGGAAGTTGTAATGGAAGACAAACTTATACAACCACTTCCTGCAAATCCTACCATTGCCCAAATCAAAGCTCATTTAGATGAGAAAACCAAAAAATACAAAGCCAAAATTATAATTCAAAATTCAGTTGCAGATTTAATCTTCTCTAAAATCATTGCATGTGAGACAGCAAAAGAAGCTTGGGAAACACTCAAACATGAGTATCAAGGAAGTGAACGAGGCAGACAAAATcagattttaaatttgaaaagagatTTTGAATCTCTTAGAATGCAAGATGATGAGACAATCGCTAAGTATTCTGACCGAATTTCTTTAATTTTCAATAAAATCAGGTTGCTTGGCGAGGATTTCAAAGACAACAGGATAGTTGAAAAAATTCTTGTGATAATTCCCGAGAGATTTGAATCCAAAATTTCCGCTCTGAAAGAGTCTAAAGATCTCTCTACTATCTTTGTTGCAGAATTAATAAGTGCTCTTCAAGCACAAGAGCAAAGAAGGGCATTCAGACAAGATAAAATTACTGAGGGTATTTTTTATGCGAAACACCAAAAAGAAAAAGTCGATTATCCTTATtgcaaatattgcaaaaagaaaACACACTTAGAAAAATTTTGTTGGTGGAGACCTGATGCATTATGTGGAAATTGCAAGCAAAAAGGTCTTGTTACAAAAGTGTGCAAGTTCAAAGATGCTCATGCACAAGCACTAATAGCAGAAGAAGGAATTGAGGATGACCTTCTTTAG